From Bacillus pumilus, one genomic window encodes:
- a CDS encoding DsbA family protein, which yields MSKKNNQSSSIKFAVILTIIAALLIGLFVVIGNKNSQEAQTVDSKPSIKGQPVIGDKNAAVQIVEFGDYKCPSCKSFETDIFPKLKADYIDKGDVSFSFINLPLPVHGDGAVLAALASEEVWKEDPKNFWAFHEAVYQAQPDSEAEWVTPAKLTELAKKTTKIDTDKLKDNLSKKTYQPQLNTDDQLVNKYKVNSTPTILINNKQVQNFYDYDEIKELIDQELKGKKS from the coding sequence GTGAGTAAGAAAAATAATCAATCTTCATCCATTAAATTTGCTGTTATTTTAACCATCATCGCAGCTCTTCTCATCGGTCTATTTGTTGTGATTGGGAACAAGAACAGCCAAGAAGCACAAACAGTTGACAGTAAGCCTTCGATTAAAGGACAGCCTGTCATAGGAGACAAAAACGCAGCGGTGCAAATCGTCGAGTTTGGGGACTATAAATGTCCGTCATGTAAATCATTTGAAACAGACATTTTCCCAAAACTGAAAGCAGACTACATAGATAAAGGCGATGTATCCTTTTCATTTATTAATTTACCACTGCCTGTTCATGGAGATGGCGCAGTATTAGCAGCACTAGCTTCTGAAGAAGTGTGGAAAGAAGATCCAAAAAACTTCTGGGCATTCCATGAAGCTGTCTATCAAGCACAGCCAGATAGTGAAGCAGAATGGGTTACGCCTGCTAAGCTGACTGAACTAGCGAAAAAGACAACAAAAATTGATACGGATAAACTCAAAGATAATTTATCAAAGAAAACGTATCAGCCGCAGCTGAACACAGACGATCAGCTTGTGAACAAATATAAAGTGAATTCAACACCAACGATTTTGATTAACAATAAACAAGTTCAAAACTTTTATGACTATGATGAAATCAAAGAATTAATTGATCAAGAGCTCAAAGGGAAAAAATCATGA
- a CDS encoding trimeric intracellular cation channel family protein, whose amino-acid sequence MAWEVLSIIGIIAFAISGAIVAMEEEYDILGVYILGIVTAFGGGAIRNLLIGLPVSALWSQGKMFTIALVSITIVFLFPKLLLKHWSTWGNFSDAIGLAAFAIQGALFAVQRELPLSAVIVAAILTGSGGGIVRDLLAGRKPLVLKAEIYAVWAALGGLLVGLGLAQGEIALYLLFLILVVCRVCSYLFKWRLPARSYFLNKG is encoded by the coding sequence ATGGCATGGGAAGTCTTAAGTATCATTGGTATTATCGCATTCGCCATTAGTGGTGCGATAGTAGCAATGGAGGAAGAGTACGATATTCTTGGTGTGTACATTTTAGGGATTGTGACAGCATTTGGCGGTGGAGCGATTCGAAATCTATTAATCGGTCTTCCGGTGTCTGCTTTATGGTCACAGGGCAAAATGTTTACCATTGCTCTTGTATCCATTACGATTGTGTTTCTTTTTCCAAAGCTTTTGCTCAAGCACTGGAGCACATGGGGGAATTTCTCGGATGCGATTGGTTTAGCAGCGTTTGCGATTCAAGGTGCATTATTTGCTGTGCAAAGAGAGCTTCCGCTCAGTGCGGTCATTGTGGCAGCCATTTTGACTGGAAGCGGAGGCGGAATTGTGCGTGATTTATTGGCAGGGCGAAAGCCGCTTGTGCTAAAAGCGGAGATTTACGCAGTTTGGGCAGCACTTGGCGGCTTACTCGTAGGACTCGGTTTAGCACAAGGAGAGATTGCTTTGTATTTGCTGTTTCTCATCCTTGTCGTATGCAGGGTTTGTTCCTACCTATTCAAATGGCGGCTTCCCGCTAGGTCTTATTTTTTAAATAAAGGGTAA
- a CDS encoding ROK family protein yields MAYYGAIEAGGTKFCCAIGNEHGDILEEMTIPTEHPEKTLQKLIPFFEQHDIEALGVGSFGPICVQKDDPSYGYIMNTPKVEWKHYPFIPELEKQLRVPVSFTTDVNAAALGELTKGAAKGLNSCMYITVGTGIGAGAVVKNELLHGHSHPEMGHILVRQHESDPFEGVCPAHGTCLEGLAAGPAIEKRWGKSAKELTEEESVWALEADYLAQALMQYSLILSPERIMMGGGVMKQKQLFPLIREKLAAYLNDYVDLPPLDTYIVSPGLEDKAGMTGALLLAIEAKKNA; encoded by the coding sequence ATGGCGTATTATGGAGCAATTGAAGCTGGCGGTACAAAGTTTTGTTGTGCAATCGGCAATGAGCATGGGGACATTCTCGAGGAAATGACGATTCCGACAGAGCACCCAGAAAAAACATTACAAAAGCTCATTCCATTTTTCGAGCAGCATGACATTGAAGCATTAGGGGTCGGCTCCTTTGGACCAATCTGTGTTCAAAAAGACGATCCTTCTTACGGTTATATCATGAACACGCCGAAAGTAGAGTGGAAGCATTACCCGTTCATTCCAGAGCTAGAGAAGCAATTACGGGTCCCAGTATCCTTTACAACAGATGTTAATGCGGCAGCCTTAGGTGAATTAACAAAAGGAGCAGCCAAAGGGCTGAATAGCTGTATGTATATCACGGTCGGTACGGGTATCGGTGCTGGCGCTGTTGTAAAAAACGAACTTCTTCACGGTCATTCGCACCCAGAGATGGGGCACATCCTTGTCAGGCAGCATGAATCAGACCCGTTTGAAGGAGTCTGCCCAGCGCATGGGACGTGTTTAGAAGGACTGGCAGCTGGCCCAGCGATTGAGAAAAGGTGGGGGAAATCTGCCAAAGAGCTCACGGAGGAAGAATCAGTTTGGGCACTTGAAGCTGATTATTTGGCGCAGGCGCTGATGCAGTACTCGCTCATTTTAAGCCCAGAGCGCATCATGATGGGCGGGGGCGTCATGAAGCAAAAACAGCTGTTTCCACTGATTCGAGAGAAGCTTGCTGCTTATCTCAATGATTATGTAGACCTGCCGCCGCTTGATACATACATTGTCTCTCCTGGACTTGAGGACAAGGCTGGCATGACAGGTGCTTTGCTGTTAGCCATCGAAGCGAAGAAAAATGCCTGA
- the modB gene encoding molybdate ABC transporter permease subunit, with product MLMLTEEFLSPIWLSVQVAIVSGLLATVFGTTVGFWMARTTFKGKMIVETFLMMPLVLPPTVVGFLLLVVFGKHSVIGGAIEWIFHQPVIFTWWAAVIASTVVAFPLMYQSAKAGFSTIESDIEGAAKVDGAHSFQVFAYITVPLALPSLLSGSVLSFARALGEFGATLMFAGNIPGKTQTLPTAIYVAIDSGRMELAWSWTICIVILSFIMLLAVRRSST from the coding sequence ATGCTTATGCTGACTGAAGAATTTCTATCTCCCATTTGGCTGTCCGTTCAAGTTGCCATCGTCAGCGGGCTGTTGGCCACTGTTTTTGGCACAACGGTCGGCTTTTGGATGGCGCGAACAACTTTTAAGGGGAAAATGATTGTGGAAACGTTCCTGATGATGCCACTCGTTCTCCCGCCAACAGTCGTTGGCTTTTTATTGCTCGTCGTATTCGGAAAGCATAGTGTAATAGGGGGCGCGATTGAATGGATCTTCCATCAGCCGGTCATTTTCACATGGTGGGCGGCGGTCATTGCATCGACAGTTGTGGCATTCCCGCTCATGTATCAATCAGCAAAGGCTGGCTTTTCTACGATTGAGTCAGATATAGAAGGGGCTGCAAAAGTAGATGGTGCACATTCATTCCAAGTCTTTGCCTATATTACGGTACCTCTTGCCCTGCCTTCCCTGCTGTCTGGCAGCGTCCTCAGCTTTGCAAGAGCCCTTGGAGAATTCGGAGCGACCTTAATGTTTGCCGGCAACATCCCAGGAAAAACTCAAACACTCCCAACCGCTATCTATGTGGCGATTGATTCAGGACGAATGGAACTTGCTTGGTCCTGGACGATTTGTATTGTGATCTTATCTTTTATTATGCTTTTGGCTGTGCGAAGAAGCAGTACATAA
- a CDS encoding Na+/H+ antiporter — MEIFLAVLVLLALIASSNIINRFVPFIPVPLIQVGLGILVAAFPSGLHISLNPELFFVLFIAPLLFNDGKRTPRDELWKLRAPILLLALGLVFATVIVAGYTIHWMIPSIPLPAAFALAAILSPTDVVAVSALSSRVNMPKGIMRLLEGEGLMNDASGLVAFKFAIAATVTGAFSIAEASFSFVLIAAGGLLTGFILSFFIIRFRYFLRRLGMDDVTMHIILQILTPFVIYLAAEEIGVSGILAVVAGGVTHAIEQDRMEANLAKLQIASSNTWNIILFILNGLVFVILGLQIPDVSTVIFQDEAFNNMQVISYILIITLCLMILRFLWVWLFWAGNWSATKKQNVKKPKLRASMLMTFSGVRGAVTLAGAFSIPFTLADGSPFPERHLIIFLAAGVILCTLILASVLLPLLSEKKDKQIAVDLDTKIQHAKRKLLRSAIKTLREGMNEDNREVSLALINDYRMKLRNIQREPYQFGMRKQERKIRLHGIKAEQMKLQQLIEEEKIDKEEAYELQERFHELEMLYSNSFKIRFSKVKFLRLLQWLQLWRPNQHVSSGILENEGSYKQIRKKTAEAAVDSIKQHMTDENKQTCHQVIGFYNQVIYRCEHGPSFFQQKDRSFDRKKKELNFQAVQTIRNEIQTLYEDGEINRDIAHHLREYINDMEAVLLTNT, encoded by the coding sequence GTGGAGATTTTTTTGGCAGTGCTCGTATTACTAGCACTCATCGCATCATCTAATATTATCAATCGTTTTGTCCCCTTTATTCCAGTCCCGTTAATTCAAGTGGGCTTAGGAATATTGGTGGCAGCTTTTCCTTCAGGTTTACATATTTCTTTAAATCCCGAACTATTCTTCGTTTTATTCATTGCGCCGCTGTTATTTAATGACGGGAAGCGTACCCCAAGGGACGAGCTGTGGAAATTAAGAGCGCCGATTCTTCTGTTAGCCCTAGGGTTAGTATTTGCGACAGTCATTGTAGCAGGATATACCATCCATTGGATGATCCCAAGCATTCCGCTTCCAGCCGCATTTGCGCTTGCAGCGATTTTATCACCGACAGATGTGGTAGCAGTCAGTGCTCTTTCCAGCCGTGTGAACATGCCAAAGGGTATCATGAGGCTGCTGGAAGGCGAGGGATTGATGAACGATGCATCAGGACTTGTTGCCTTTAAATTTGCCATTGCAGCAACAGTAACTGGCGCTTTTTCAATTGCTGAGGCATCCTTTAGCTTTGTCCTGATTGCCGCAGGTGGTCTATTGACTGGATTTATTCTATCCTTTTTTATCATTCGTTTTCGCTATTTCCTCCGCCGTCTAGGAATGGACGATGTCACGATGCACATCATCCTGCAAATTCTTACACCATTTGTCATCTATTTAGCAGCGGAAGAAATTGGTGTATCCGGTATTTTAGCGGTTGTTGCTGGCGGTGTGACACATGCCATTGAGCAGGATCGAATGGAAGCAAATTTAGCCAAACTGCAAATTGCTTCGTCAAACACATGGAATATTATTTTATTTATTTTAAACGGACTTGTTTTCGTTATCCTTGGATTGCAGATTCCTGATGTATCGACGGTCATTTTCCAGGATGAAGCCTTTAATAATATGCAGGTCATCAGTTACATCTTAATCATCACGCTGTGTCTTATGATCCTGAGGTTCTTATGGGTATGGCTGTTCTGGGCAGGGAATTGGAGTGCAACGAAAAAGCAAAACGTGAAAAAACCGAAGCTTCGCGCCTCGATGCTCATGACATTCTCTGGTGTTCGTGGGGCTGTGACATTAGCCGGTGCCTTCTCCATCCCATTTACACTTGCGGACGGATCACCGTTTCCTGAACGGCATTTGATTATTTTCCTCGCAGCAGGCGTCATCTTATGTACACTCATTTTAGCTAGTGTGCTACTGCCTCTTTTATCTGAGAAAAAAGACAAGCAAATCGCCGTGGACTTGGATACAAAGATTCAGCATGCGAAACGGAAGCTGCTAAGAAGTGCCATTAAAACCTTAAGAGAAGGGATGAATGAAGACAACAGGGAAGTGTCTCTTGCACTCATCAATGATTACCGAATGAAGCTGCGCAATATCCAGCGTGAACCGTATCAATTCGGGATGAGAAAACAAGAGAGAAAAATCAGGCTGCACGGAATCAAAGCTGAGCAGATGAAGCTGCAACAGCTCATTGAGGAAGAGAAAATCGATAAAGAAGAAGCCTATGAGCTGCAAGAAAGATTTCATGAGCTCGAAATGCTGTATTCAAACTCCTTCAAAATCCGTTTTTCAAAAGTGAAGTTTCTGCGCTTGCTTCAATGGCTCCAATTATGGCGGCCGAATCAGCACGTTTCCAGCGGCATTTTAGAAAACGAGGGCTCGTACAAACAAATCCGTAAGAAAACGGCTGAGGCTGCTGTGGACTCGATCAAACAGCATATGACCGATGAAAATAAACAAACGTGTCATCAAGTGATTGGTTTTTACAACCAAGTCATTTATCGATGTGAACACGGTCCAAGCTTCTTTCAGCAAAAAGACCGTTCATTTGACCGGAAGAAAAAAGAGCTTAACTTCCAAGCTGTACAGACAATACGAAATGAAATTCAAACTTTGTATGAAGATGGTGAAATCAATCGTGACATTGCCCATCATTTAAGGGAGTATATCAATGACATGGAAGCTGTTCTCCTGACCAATACGTAA
- a CDS encoding ABC transporter permease has protein sequence MTFIKHIFKLMKKELLYQYYAKTFLILFIPLMLISLWNVYAQYETTKSNYAQYVKTESEYKELGIDIKKALTMPVNIEEGELAGAEGEVVENVLKYDYEKFIQSLHLMEPTQVISTNLEWMGFIFYPLVFGLYAIYLATYDVKYKTMKIKAVQYQWNDVLFSKQLSLYVIILFLIPILSLISYMASHIFYSVISKDISVQLFTYKDSTEHSILLQLMFVVCTSWLFSTLVFYLGSLCRSFILSVVIYMVYFLLIPNLGVFDLKNMIANLALHLFSFKGNYQLFVPIPMNITTILICISLLICLSSLLTYTMVKRQSKYVV, from the coding sequence GTGACATTTATCAAGCATATCTTTAAATTAATGAAAAAAGAGCTTTTATATCAATATTATGCTAAAACATTTCTTATCTTGTTTATTCCATTGATGCTGATTTCGTTATGGAATGTTTATGCACAATATGAAACAACAAAATCCAACTATGCCCAATATGTAAAAACAGAAAGTGAATATAAGGAGCTCGGCATTGATATAAAAAAGGCTTTGACGATGCCAGTTAACATAGAAGAAGGAGAATTAGCAGGTGCTGAAGGAGAAGTCGTAGAAAATGTCTTAAAATATGATTATGAGAAGTTTATTCAATCACTTCATTTGATGGAGCCAACTCAAGTCATTTCAACTAATTTAGAATGGATGGGTTTTATCTTTTATCCACTTGTATTTGGTTTATATGCGATCTATTTAGCGACATATGATGTGAAATATAAAACGATGAAAATTAAAGCGGTTCAATATCAGTGGAACGATGTTTTGTTTTCAAAGCAACTGTCTCTTTATGTAATCATTCTATTTTTAATTCCAATTCTTTCTCTTATTTCATATATGGCTAGCCATATCTTTTATTCTGTAATATCAAAAGATATATCTGTTCAATTGTTTACATATAAAGATAGTACCGAACATTCTATACTGCTTCAATTAATGTTTGTTGTATGTACAAGCTGGTTATTTAGTACACTTGTTTTTTATTTAGGTAGTTTATGTCGTAGTTTTATTTTATCTGTGGTTATCTATATGGTCTATTTTTTATTGATCCCAAACTTAGGTGTCTTTGATTTAAAAAACATGATCGCCAACTTAGCTTTGCATCTGTTTTCTTTTAAAGGGAACTACCAATTATTTGTGCCTATTCCCATGAATATAACCACAATTCTAATCTGCATTTCATTGCTTATCTGCTTGTCATCCTTGCTGACTTATACTATGGTAAAACGGCAAAGTAAATATGTAGTATAA
- a CDS encoding heavy metal translocating P-type ATPase: MKKMKDEYVLSGLDCGNCARKIETGVSKMDGVEACSVNFATGTLTVTHADKQETMSRRIEKTVQSIEPHVSVSPKEEGHHHDHEHGTKRLKTIVVKLIGGAVIGTAAFFIPEDGVLKFIMFFAAYLLVGGDVVFKALKNIVRGQVFDENFLMTIATVGAFVIQQYPEALAVMLFYQIGELFQGAAVNRSRRSISELMNIRPEYANLKVGNETKKVNPEEVKAGDRIVVKPGEKIPLDGLVVEGFSLVDTSALTGESVPRDVEAGKEVLAGFVNQNGILEIEVQKELSESAVTKILDLVENASSRKAQTENFITKFAKYYTPAVVLLALLLAFMPPLLFPSAQLSDWVYRALVFLVISCPCALVVSIPLGFFGGIGAASKRGILVKGSNYLEALNSVRYAVFDKTGTLTKGNFTVTNIVTTSDKWSEEELLSFAALAEAHSSHPIAESIKAAYSSPIDESQIEAYEDIAGHGIKATISGSHVLAGNHRLMEREGIAYEKEKRSGTVVYMAINGEFAGSILIADELKEDAIEAVSALKASGIQTVMLTGDAKQVGTAVAKQIGIDEVHAELLPQDKVTKIEEIDQKKAPQEKLLFVGDGINDTPVLARADIGIAMGGLGSDAAVEAADIVIMTDQPSKVAEAIAVAKRTRRIVWQNIAFALGVKGIFLILGAFGIATMWEAVFSDVGVTVLAVLNAMRVMK, from the coding sequence ATGAAAAAGATGAAGGATGAATACGTATTAAGCGGTCTTGATTGCGGCAACTGTGCACGTAAAATAGAAACAGGTGTCAGCAAAATGGATGGTGTTGAAGCTTGCTCTGTTAATTTTGCGACAGGCACATTGACTGTTACGCATGCAGATAAGCAAGAAACGATGTCAAGGCGCATTGAAAAAACCGTTCAGTCCATTGAACCTCATGTGAGTGTATCACCGAAAGAAGAAGGACATCATCACGATCATGAGCATGGGACGAAAAGGTTAAAAACGATTGTGGTGAAATTAATTGGCGGTGCAGTCATTGGAACAGCAGCTTTCTTTATACCTGAAGATGGTGTATTAAAGTTCATTATGTTCTTCGCAGCATATTTACTAGTCGGCGGTGATGTGGTTTTTAAAGCGCTGAAAAATATCGTGCGCGGCCAAGTATTTGATGAGAACTTCTTAATGACGATTGCAACGGTTGGTGCTTTTGTCATTCAGCAATATCCAGAAGCGCTTGCTGTCATGCTGTTTTACCAAATTGGAGAGCTCTTCCAAGGGGCGGCAGTGAACCGTTCAAGACGATCAATTAGTGAATTAATGAATATACGTCCAGAATACGCGAATCTAAAAGTAGGAAATGAAACGAAAAAAGTGAATCCGGAAGAAGTAAAAGCCGGTGACCGTATTGTCGTGAAGCCAGGTGAAAAAATTCCGCTGGATGGGCTCGTTGTTGAAGGTTTCTCGCTCGTAGATACATCTGCATTAACAGGGGAGTCGGTGCCGCGGGATGTAGAAGCGGGAAAAGAAGTTCTTGCAGGATTTGTGAATCAAAACGGTATACTTGAAATTGAAGTGCAAAAAGAGCTAAGTGAATCGGCAGTGACGAAGATTTTAGATTTGGTTGAGAATGCGAGCAGCCGAAAAGCACAGACAGAAAATTTCATCACAAAGTTTGCAAAATATTATACACCGGCTGTCGTCTTGCTTGCCTTATTGCTTGCCTTTATGCCGCCGCTTCTCTTTCCATCGGCACAATTGTCTGACTGGGTGTACCGGGCACTTGTCTTTCTCGTGATCTCTTGTCCTTGTGCTCTTGTTGTGTCCATTCCATTAGGATTTTTCGGGGGAATTGGGGCAGCTTCTAAACGAGGCATCCTTGTGAAAGGCAGTAACTATCTAGAAGCATTGAATTCTGTGAGATATGCTGTATTTGATAAGACGGGCACACTCACAAAAGGAAACTTTACGGTGACCAATATTGTCACAACCAGTGACAAGTGGTCAGAAGAGGAGCTGCTTTCTTTTGCAGCACTGGCAGAAGCCCATTCCTCACACCCTATTGCAGAATCGATTAAAGCGGCATACAGCTCGCCGATTGATGAAAGCCAGATTGAAGCATATGAGGATATCGCGGGACATGGAATTAAAGCGACCATCAGCGGTTCCCATGTCTTAGCGGGAAATCATCGATTGATGGAGCGAGAAGGCATTGCGTATGAAAAAGAAAAAAGAAGCGGAACCGTTGTGTACATGGCGATTAACGGTGAGTTTGCTGGATCGATCTTGATCGCAGATGAATTGAAGGAAGATGCAATCGAAGCCGTCTCTGCTCTAAAAGCGTCTGGGATTCAAACTGTCATGCTTACTGGTGATGCTAAGCAAGTCGGAACTGCGGTCGCCAAGCAAATTGGCATCGACGAAGTACATGCAGAATTATTGCCGCAGGATAAAGTAACGAAAATAGAAGAAATTGATCAGAAAAAAGCGCCTCAAGAAAAGCTGTTATTTGTTGGGGACGGCATTAATGATACACCTGTATTAGCAAGAGCAGACATAGGAATTGCAATGGGCGGGCTTGGATCAGATGCAGCTGTCGAAGCGGCTGATATCGTCATCATGACGGACCAGCCATCAAAGGTAGCAGAAGCCATTGCTGTCGCAAAACGAACAAGAAGGATTGTATGGCAGAATATTGCATTTGCCCTTGGTGTCAAAGGCATTTTCCTAATACTCGGTGCATTCGGTATTGCGACCATGTGGGAAGCCGTCTTCTCGGATGTCGGTGTCACCGTACTCGCTGTTTTAAATGCCATGAGGGTCATGAAATAA
- a CDS encoding ATP-binding cassette domain-containing protein, protein MIHVKGLTKTYRHQPVFEDLHIQIKHQKINFIMGKNGSGKTTFMKCLLQLEHYEGEILYNHQPIDQVRNEIQVMYDDSPLYLNLNGYQNIRLLLNSPFDQKKCDTLAREYLPHEILKKKVKHYSYGQKKKLSFIFIALTKPTYLFLDEISNGLDYGTMMELKAMIKKWSKDMTIIATGHQFEFYSSIVDELFILKDKSMIQIHDFQEKGEDLGDIYQAYL, encoded by the coding sequence ATGATCCATGTAAAAGGATTGACAAAAACATATCGACATCAGCCTGTATTTGAAGATTTACATATTCAAATAAAACATCAAAAAATAAATTTCATCATGGGGAAGAATGGATCTGGTAAAACAACTTTTATGAAATGTTTACTCCAGTTAGAACATTATGAAGGGGAGATCTTGTATAATCATCAGCCAATTGATCAAGTAAGAAATGAAATTCAGGTTATGTATGATGATTCACCACTCTATTTGAATCTAAACGGTTATCAAAATATACGATTATTGTTAAATAGCCCTTTTGACCAAAAAAAGTGTGATACACTGGCAAGGGAATATCTACCACATGAGATCCTCAAAAAGAAGGTCAAACATTACTCTTATGGTCAAAAAAAGAAATTGAGTTTCATATTCATTGCATTAACAAAACCAACTTATTTGTTCTTAGATGAGATATCAAATGGTTTAGATTATGGAACAATGATGGAATTAAAAGCAATGATTAAGAAGTGGTCTAAAGACATGACCATTATAGCTACAGGTCATCAGTTTGAATTTTATTCATCCATTGTTGATGAATTGTTTATTTTAAAAGACAAATCAATGATTCAAATCCATGACTTTCAGGAAAAAGGAGAGGATTTGGGTGACATTTATCAAGCATATCTTTAA
- the modA gene encoding molybdate ABC transporter substrate-binding protein, which translates to MKYTFLAFISICLLLSGCQTEMKPSNSNKKTELVISAAASLQDALKEIEASFHKQHPNVTLTNNFGSSGALKQQIAQGAKADLFFSAAEEPFDELVQSGDIDQDYIKDAIQNELVLIVPKDGSSSIKSFQDVRHVKGKIALGTPESVPAGTYGKEIFTQLNIWDQVKKNAVYGKDVRQVLSYVETGNVEAGVVYKTDALVSKKVKIAAEANPDMHSPVIYPVGIVKGTEHLTEAKTFFQFLQSDTATSIFKKYGFQVS; encoded by the coding sequence ATGAAGTATACATTCTTAGCCTTCATCTCCATATGTTTGCTCCTGAGTGGATGCCAAACAGAGATGAAGCCATCTAATTCGAATAAAAAAACAGAGCTTGTGATTTCAGCAGCGGCAAGCCTTCAGGATGCACTAAAGGAAATTGAAGCCTCCTTTCACAAGCAGCATCCGAATGTGACCTTAACGAATAATTTCGGGTCATCTGGCGCATTGAAGCAGCAAATCGCTCAAGGAGCAAAAGCGGATCTTTTTTTCTCAGCAGCTGAGGAGCCCTTCGATGAACTTGTTCAATCTGGAGACATTGATCAAGATTATATCAAGGACGCTATACAAAATGAGCTAGTCCTTATTGTGCCAAAAGATGGCTCTTCCTCTATTAAAAGCTTTCAAGACGTCCGGCACGTAAAAGGAAAGATTGCTCTTGGCACACCTGAATCGGTTCCTGCTGGTACATATGGCAAAGAGATCTTCACACAACTGAACATATGGGACCAAGTGAAAAAGAATGCTGTCTACGGCAAGGATGTGCGGCAAGTCCTAAGCTACGTCGAAACAGGAAATGTAGAAGCAGGTGTTGTGTATAAAACAGACGCCCTCGTTTCCAAAAAAGTAAAGATTGCAGCTGAGGCAAATCCGGACATGCACTCCCCGGTTATATATCCAGTAGGGATTGTAAAAGGGACAGAACATCTAACGGAAGCCAAGACCTTTTTTCAATTTCTTCAATCAGATACAGCCACATCGATTTTTAAGAAATACGGCTTTCAAGTGTCATAA
- a CDS encoding aldo/keto reductase: MVKSLNDTVTLNNGVEMPWFGLGVFKVEDGNQVVDAVKAAIRNGYRSIDTAAVYKNETGVGKAIKESGVKREDLFITSKVWNTDQGYDKALAAFDASLNRLGLDYLDLYLIHWPGPNADTFKDTWRALETLYKDGKVRAIGVSNFYIQHLEELLKDAEVVPAVNQVEFHPKLTLVELRQYAKEKGIQIEAWSPLMQGKLLDHDVLKDIAARYNKSVAQVILRWDLQSGVVTIPKSINEERIKQNADIFDFELSKEDMEKIDALNNNERVGSNPETMTVGFE, encoded by the coding sequence ATGGTCAAAAGCTTGAATGATACCGTAACACTGAATAACGGAGTGGAAATGCCTTGGTTTGGTTTAGGTGTATTCAAAGTGGAGGACGGCAATCAAGTGGTAGATGCCGTAAAAGCAGCCATACGAAACGGATACCGCAGTATTGATACAGCTGCCGTTTATAAAAATGAGACAGGCGTAGGCAAAGCGATTAAAGAATCTGGCGTGAAACGAGAAGACTTGTTCATTACGTCTAAAGTATGGAACACGGATCAAGGCTATGACAAAGCGCTGGCTGCGTTTGACGCAAGCTTGAATCGATTAGGTCTTGATTACTTAGACCTCTATTTGATTCATTGGCCTGGCCCAAATGCAGATACATTTAAAGACACATGGCGTGCGCTTGAGACGCTTTACAAGGATGGGAAAGTTAGAGCCATAGGCGTCAGCAACTTCTACATTCAGCATTTAGAAGAGCTGTTAAAAGATGCTGAGGTTGTTCCAGCCGTGAACCAAGTTGAATTTCATCCGAAACTGACACTTGTCGAACTGCGTCAATACGCAAAAGAAAAAGGCATTCAAATTGAAGCATGGTCTCCGCTGATGCAAGGAAAGCTATTAGATCATGACGTATTGAAAGACATTGCTGCACGCTACAACAAATCTGTTGCGCAAGTCATCTTGCGCTGGGATCTGCAAAGCGGCGTCGTGACGATTCCTAAATCAATCAACGAAGAACGCATTAAACAAAATGCAGATATTTTTGATTTCGAACTATCCAAAGAAGACATGGAAAAAATCGATGCATTAAACAACAACGAGCGCGTCGGCTCGAATCCAGAGACGATGACGGTTGGGTTTGAATAA
- a CDS encoding disulfide oxidoreductase → MKNKLIYLYSAWIVSIVATMSSLYLSEIKKFIPCDMCWFQRIFMYPLVLLLGIATFRGDVKVKYYVLPLAVIGAGFSIYHYMEQKIPGFASIRPCLSGIPCSVDYLNWFGFITIPLLALIAFILIIISMLLLNAKED, encoded by the coding sequence ATGAAGAATAAGCTCATTTACTTATACAGTGCTTGGATTGTCTCTATCGTTGCGACGATGAGCAGCCTGTATTTAAGTGAAATAAAGAAGTTTATCCCATGCGATATGTGCTGGTTTCAGCGCATTTTCATGTACCCGCTCGTGCTCTTACTTGGAATTGCTACGTTCCGGGGCGATGTCAAAGTGAAGTATTACGTACTGCCTTTGGCTGTGATTGGTGCTGGCTTTTCCATCTATCATTATATGGAACAAAAGATCCCGGGCTTTGCGTCGATTCGCCCTTGCCTAAGCGGCATTCCTTGTTCCGTTGATTATCTGAACTGGTTTGGTTTTATTACCATTCCACTATTGGCTCTCATTGCATTTATTCTTATCATCATCAGTATGCTGCTGTTAAATGCAAAAGAAGATTGA